ATACTGCTCGTCATATTCAGTATCAAGGGCAATTTGTTGTGCATATTGTAGATGAAGATAATGTTAGCCAGGTTAATGAAACAGCGGCTACGTTGCCTGTAACTGAAAGTGAGATTGAAAAAGCCAACTTTACAGTGGTAGACAGTCATTGTATTAACGTTCCTGGTGTTAAAGAGGCGAAAGTTCGGATGGAGTGTCGCTTAGTACAGACAATCCCCTTGCTAAATGGGGATGAGCAGACAGGTGAATTATTTATCGGTGAGGTCGTACAATTTCATTTAGATGATGCCATTTATTGTGAAGGAAAGATAGATCCAAGAGCACTAAAGGCAGTTAGTAGGCTTGCGGGATCGAGTTATGCAAAAATAGGAGATCTTTTTGAAATAGAACGTCCTATATAGTCAGGCCGAAAATTTAATAAAAGAAGATATGCTTGTGAATGGAGCGTACGAGAAATCAACGGACCTCCATTCATGAGCATTATCCTTCTTGAATACTTACCTCTATTATTTCATTTCCTGACATGCCCAAGCATCAATCTCTACCTTGAATGCTGGCGCAGCAAGTGCTACTACATACAACATCGTCATACATGGGACGTGATCGCCAAAAAAGTCATT
The genomic region above belongs to Lysinibacillus sp. FSL W8-0992 and contains:
- a CDS encoding flavin reductase family protein, translated to MISIDPKKNTERENYKLLTGSIIPRPIAFVTTKSEQGVMNGAPFSYFNIVSANPPMISLAIQRSKGYLKDTARHIQYQGQFVVHIVDEDNVSQVNETAATLPVTESEIEKANFTVVDSHCINVPGVKEAKVRMECRLVQTIPLLNGDEQTGELFIGEVVQFHLDDAIYCEGKIDPRALKAVSRLAGSSYAKIGDLFEIERPI